A genomic segment from Kyrpidia tusciae DSM 2912 encodes:
- a CDS encoding DUF4247 domain-containing protein, which yields MNGRKVKRRSFRLLALLALAFSVLLAGCGLDSYIAKNYQFQSAADQGQALQKVYRAANKSVPEVAKELAAQEKPQDISPESAKEMFLVYPDHLVHLQQDPAKPQDTIIEIDDKQFVKDNYDPSFLQGFLLASTLDRIFGSGWQFGGGHFGHYRGYERTPNYTPNPPTGPPAAKKSSLEIPKTVGGAGVFTRRSDQQPTPGPSVNPTTRPSSGSSSKSRSGSGSGVISSGSKPSKGISSPPKVRFGGGSFTRRR from the coding sequence CCCTGGCGTTTTCCGTTCTTCTGGCCGGTTGCGGCCTCGACTCGTACATTGCGAAAAACTACCAGTTTCAGTCGGCGGCGGACCAAGGACAGGCATTACAAAAAGTTTATCGCGCGGCGAACAAATCGGTTCCCGAGGTGGCCAAGGAACTGGCGGCACAAGAAAAGCCCCAGGACATCTCCCCAGAATCCGCGAAAGAGATGTTTTTGGTTTACCCGGATCACCTGGTTCATCTCCAGCAGGACCCGGCCAAACCTCAGGACACGATCATCGAAATCGATGACAAGCAATTTGTCAAAGATAACTATGATCCTTCGTTTTTGCAAGGATTTTTGCTTGCGTCGACTTTGGATCGGATTTTCGGCAGCGGCTGGCAGTTCGGAGGCGGGCATTTCGGCCACTACCGGGGGTATGAGCGCACCCCGAATTATACGCCAAACCCGCCGACGGGGCCCCCGGCTGCAAAAAAGTCCTCTTTAGAAATTCCGAAAACGGTGGGCGGTGCAGGAGTATTCACCCGGCGGTCAGATCAGCAGCCGACCCCCGGTCCTTCTGTCAATCCAACGACCCGACCGTCATCCGGATCTTCCAGTAAATCTCGGAGCGGATCCGGCTCGGGCGTGATCTCATCTGGATCCAAGCCATCGAAAGGGATTTCTTCTCCGCCCAAAGTTCGGTTCGGGGGTGGATCCTTTACACGAAGACGATAG
- a CDS encoding LutC/YkgG family protein: MSEERSPGRTEEELRFLARVAGALGRGAETSPPEQPVQGVRGLPTPGATGNSLELFLANWRAVGGEADVVRAREAAGRVAEIARKWGVGRVVRWNDPLLDELGLDPALQAVGISVYVWRAGANPDEAIREVDRADLGVTTVHWVAAEPGSLALLSGGDTPRAVSLLPPAHLALVPASRVVPGLTVIMREAVQRGLSASLNFITGPSRTADIEMELTVGVHGPGRVYALLVEDR, encoded by the coding sequence ATGAGTGAGGAGAGATCCCCCGGCCGGACCGAAGAAGAACTGCGGTTTTTAGCCCGGGTTGCGGGTGCCCTGGGGCGGGGGGCGGAGACCTCTCCGCCGGAACAACCTGTGCAAGGGGTGAGGGGGCTTCCCACACCCGGGGCGACCGGGAATTCTCTGGAGCTGTTTCTCGCCAATTGGCGGGCCGTCGGGGGCGAGGCCGATGTGGTGAGGGCCCGGGAGGCGGCGGGACGGGTGGCGGAGATCGCCCGGAAGTGGGGGGTGGGCCGGGTTGTGCGGTGGAACGACCCCTTGCTTGATGAATTGGGACTGGATCCCGCGTTGCAGGCGGTGGGAATTTCCGTTTATGTGTGGAGGGCGGGGGCGAACCCTGATGAAGCGATCCGGGAGGTGGACCGGGCGGATCTCGGAGTGACCACGGTTCACTGGGTGGCGGCGGAACCGGGGAGCTTGGCGCTGCTCTCAGGTGGGGATACGCCCAGGGCCGTGAGCCTTCTGCCCCCCGCCCATCTCGCCCTGGTCCCGGCATCCCGGGTGGTTCCGGGTTTGACCGTTATCATGCGGGAGGCCGTGCAGCGGGGATTGTCGGCGTCTTTGAATTTTATCACGGGTCCCAGCCGGACGGCGGATATCGAGATGGAATTGACCGTGGGAGTGCACGGCCCGGGTCGGGTATACGCTTTATTAGTCGAAGACCGCTGA
- a CDS encoding LutB/LldF family L-lactate oxidation iron-sulfur protein — protein sequence MTVPSATMKERAAEALHNDFLREAVKITTDKFFAGKTLAQRSLGDWEAWRERGRAIRAHALAHLDYYLGQLIDQVKSLGGKVHLCETAEDAVQVIVEIARARNARSVIKSKSMVTEEIHLNKALEAIGVRAVETDLGEYIIQLAHETPSHIIAPAIHKTRKDVAELFSQVAGRPIEDDTDTLTNFARQKLREEFLNGDIGITGCNFAVAETGSVALFTNEGNGRMVTTLPPVHVAVMGMERVVPTFEDLEVMMNLLPRSGTGQKLTSYVTVITGPRREGEVDGPEEFHLVILDNGRSRILRDPEFREALQCIRCGACLNVCPVYRQIGGHAYGWVYPGPIGAVITPLLTDDLDRWGDLPYASSLCAACAEACPVKIPLHDMLVRHRVRYVAAGKTPPVERVAFRLYKRAFTSPRRYRRALKTAVTFQRPLVKDRHLSARLPGLAGWTAGRDFPAAAPKRFRDLWPGLAAEARQRGGADHE from the coding sequence ATGACGGTGCCATCGGCGACCATGAAGGAGCGGGCGGCGGAAGCTCTGCACAATGATTTTCTCCGCGAAGCGGTCAAAATCACCACGGATAAGTTTTTTGCCGGGAAAACTTTGGCTCAGCGATCCCTCGGAGATTGGGAGGCCTGGAGGGAGCGGGGCCGGGCCATCCGCGCCCATGCGCTGGCTCATCTCGACTATTATCTCGGCCAATTGATCGACCAGGTGAAAAGCCTGGGGGGCAAAGTTCACCTGTGCGAAACGGCCGAGGACGCGGTTCAGGTCATTGTCGAGATCGCCCGGGCCCGGAACGCCCGGTCGGTGATTAAGTCGAAGTCGATGGTGACCGAAGAAATCCATCTCAACAAGGCCTTGGAAGCGATCGGGGTACGGGCGGTGGAGACGGATCTGGGGGAGTACATCATTCAACTGGCTCACGAAACGCCATCTCACATTATTGCACCGGCCATACATAAGACCAGGAAAGATGTCGCGGAACTGTTCAGCCAGGTGGCCGGGCGGCCGATTGAGGATGATACCGATACGCTGACCAATTTTGCCCGTCAAAAGTTGCGGGAGGAGTTTTTGAACGGGGATATCGGCATAACGGGATGTAATTTTGCCGTGGCGGAGACCGGTTCTGTCGCCTTGTTCACGAACGAGGGCAATGGACGGATGGTGACCACCCTGCCGCCGGTTCACGTGGCGGTGATGGGGATGGAACGGGTGGTGCCGACTTTTGAAGACCTCGAAGTGATGATGAATTTGCTGCCTCGCAGCGGCACCGGGCAGAAGCTGACCAGTTATGTGACGGTGATCACCGGCCCCCGGCGGGAGGGGGAGGTGGACGGCCCAGAAGAGTTCCACCTGGTCATCCTTGACAACGGGCGCAGCCGCATCCTCCGGGATCCGGAGTTTCGCGAAGCACTTCAATGTATCCGATGCGGCGCCTGTTTGAACGTATGTCCGGTGTACCGGCAAATCGGCGGGCACGCCTACGGATGGGTGTATCCGGGCCCCATCGGGGCCGTGATCACGCCGCTTTTGACCGATGATCTGGATCGGTGGGGGGACTTGCCCTATGCATCCTCCCTGTGTGCGGCCTGTGCCGAGGCTTGTCCGGTCAAGATTCCGCTTCACGATATGTTGGTCCGCCACCGGGTTCGTTATGTCGCCGCCGGGAAGACCCCGCCGGTGGAACGAGTGGCCTTCCGCTTGTATAAACGGGCCTTCACAAGTCCCCGGCGCTATCGTCGGGCATTAAAAACGGCGGTTACTTTCCAGCGGCCACTTGTGAAAGACCGGCATCTTTCCGCCCGGCTTCCGGGGTTGGCGGGTTGGACGGCGGGTCGGGATTTTCCCGCAGCGGCTCCGAAGCGGTTTCGGGATCTCTGGCCGGGACTGGCGGCTGAGGCCCGGCAGAGGGGAGGGGCCGACCATGAGTGA
- a CDS encoding (Fe-S)-binding protein: MRVSLFVTCLVDSLFPEVGVSTVRLLRRLGVDVDFPENQICCGQPAFNAGYHPEARAVAEGWLDAFSSSDYIVSPSGSCGGMVVHGYEELFAEDPTRLSQVREVRGKVYELSQFIIEVLELEDVGARYPARVTYHPSCHAARLMGVGDAPVRLLRRVKDLEFVELPFAEECCGFGGTFSVKMGDVSTAIVSDKVRHIQETGADLVVGTDMGCLMNIEGRLRRIGSPVRVMHLAQLLEEGVR; the protein is encoded by the coding sequence GTGCGGGTGTCGTTATTCGTCACCTGCTTAGTGGACAGTCTGTTTCCGGAGGTCGGTGTGAGCACCGTCCGGCTGTTGCGCCGTCTCGGGGTGGACGTGGATTTTCCGGAAAATCAAATCTGTTGCGGCCAGCCTGCTTTTAATGCCGGATACCATCCCGAGGCCCGGGCCGTGGCCGAAGGATGGTTAGACGCGTTTTCATCCAGTGATTATATTGTGAGTCCCTCCGGCTCCTGCGGGGGCATGGTGGTTCACGGGTACGAAGAGTTATTTGCCGAAGATCCAACCCGGCTCTCCCAGGTCCGGGAGGTGCGGGGAAAAGTCTATGAACTGAGCCAGTTCATCATCGAGGTCCTGGAGTTGGAGGACGTGGGCGCCCGGTATCCGGCCAGGGTCACGTACCATCCCTCTTGTCACGCCGCCCGACTCATGGGGGTTGGCGACGCCCCGGTGCGCCTGTTGCGCCGCGTTAAAGACCTCGAATTTGTGGAGCTTCCTTTTGCCGAAGAGTGCTGCGGCTTTGGGGGGACTTTTTCGGTCAAGATGGGGGATGTTTCCACGGCCATCGTTTCGGACAAGGTCCGGCACATTCAAGAAACCGGAGCTGACCTCGTAGTGGGCACAGATATGGGCTGTCTCATGAACATCGAGGGCCGCCTCCGCCGAATCGGGTCCCCGGTGCGGGTCATGCATTTGGCACAACTGTTAGAGGAGGGAGTGCGATGA
- a CDS encoding metal ABC transporter permease: MFLLAPFQFDFMWRALVGSVAVGVLAALLGVFVVLRGMSFIGEGLAHGSLGGLALAYALGWNLYAFGSVYTVGLALLIAWIGRRRRTRMDTAVGIVFSGSLAFGVLLISTIKWYTTDLSAYLFGDVLALRAQDLVAVVAVLFLVAGFMLLFYRRMVFLSFDPEGARAAGLPTTWLNNAFLALIGIGVVAAMQTVGVILVTALLVIPAATAWQVARSMAQMTAIAVGVALVSALVGLYTSYYLNVASGASIVLAAALIYGLVSLVSGRRVAWRRSLGMGARG; this comes from the coding sequence ATGTTCCTTCTGGCGCCCTTTCAGTTTGATTTTATGTGGCGGGCCTTGGTCGGGTCTGTGGCCGTGGGCGTGTTGGCAGCCTTGCTCGGGGTCTTTGTGGTGCTCCGGGGCATGTCCTTTATCGGGGAAGGTCTTGCTCATGGATCCCTGGGCGGCCTCGCCCTGGCCTACGCCTTGGGGTGGAATCTCTATGCGTTTGGCAGTGTGTACACCGTCGGATTGGCTTTGTTGATCGCTTGGATCGGCCGGCGTCGGCGCACGCGGATGGACACGGCGGTAGGCATCGTCTTTTCCGGGTCTCTCGCCTTCGGGGTGTTGTTGATCAGCACGATCAAATGGTACACGACAGATCTTTCCGCTTATCTGTTCGGCGATGTCCTCGCCCTGCGTGCTCAGGATTTAGTGGCCGTCGTGGCGGTTTTGTTTTTGGTGGCGGGGTTCATGTTGCTGTTTTACCGGCGAATGGTGTTTTTATCCTTTGACCCCGAGGGGGCCCGGGCGGCAGGACTGCCGACCACCTGGCTGAACAACGCATTCTTAGCTCTGATCGGCATTGGGGTGGTGGCCGCCATGCAGACGGTGGGGGTGATCCTGGTCACGGCCCTTCTCGTCATCCCGGCGGCCACGGCCTGGCAGGTGGCCCGCAGTATGGCGCAGATGACCGCCATTGCCGTGGGGGTGGCGTTGGTCAGCGCCTTGGTCGGGCTCTACACGTCCTACTATCTGAATGTCGCCTCGGGGGCGTCCATCGTCCTGGCGGCGGCTCTCATCTACGGTCTGGTGTCTCTGGTATCCGGCCGGCGGGTGGCGTGGCGGCGGTCTCTGGGGATGGGGGCCCGGGGGTAG
- a CDS encoding metal ABC transporter ATP-binding protein, whose amino-acid sequence MSAIVRLENVHAAYGQEPILTDVAAEAAAGERIAVVGPNGAGKSTLLKVLLGLVPHVIGHVEVAGQSVTPGHPPSGAAYVPQSQVMGLDMPVTVWDVAAMGFLRRGFWLKKPGPKERAAVERALEAVDMLEWREELFGNLSGGQRQRVLIARALIRNAPVWLLDEPVTGLDAPTQEVIEQLLDGLRKGGAAVIQVTHDLEPARLRQFDQVWCINRRLVGRGSFDEVQKRGILAETFGVPVGKRPEGREGGGADVPSGALSV is encoded by the coding sequence ATGAGTGCCATCGTCCGGCTGGAAAATGTACATGCCGCGTACGGCCAGGAACCCATCTTGACGGACGTTGCGGCGGAGGCGGCGGCTGGGGAACGCATTGCTGTAGTGGGGCCGAATGGCGCGGGGAAAAGTACGCTGTTGAAAGTTCTGTTGGGCTTGGTTCCTCATGTGATCGGCCATGTGGAAGTCGCCGGCCAGTCGGTGACACCCGGGCATCCACCCAGCGGTGCCGCCTATGTCCCGCAGTCCCAGGTCATGGGGTTGGACATGCCCGTCACCGTCTGGGACGTGGCGGCGATGGGGTTCCTGCGCCGGGGATTTTGGCTGAAAAAGCCGGGTCCGAAAGAGCGGGCGGCGGTGGAACGGGCCCTTGAGGCTGTAGACATGCTGGAATGGCGAGAGGAGTTGTTCGGGAATCTGTCCGGGGGGCAACGCCAGAGGGTGCTCATCGCCCGGGCCCTCATCCGGAATGCGCCGGTGTGGCTTCTGGACGAGCCAGTGACTGGTCTGGACGCCCCGACCCAGGAGGTCATCGAACAGTTGCTGGATGGCCTTCGCAAGGGCGGGGCCGCCGTCATTCAAGTGACTCATGATCTGGAACCCGCCCGACTCAGGCAGTTTGACCAGGTGTGGTGCATCAACCGGCGGCTGGTCGGGCGGGGCAGTTTTGATGAGGTGCAAAAGCGAGGGATCTTGGCGGAGACTTTCGGTGTTCCCGTTGGGAAACGGCCCGAGGGCAGGGAAGGGGGCGGTGCCGATGTTCCTTCTGGCGCCCTTTCAGTTTGA